In Fragaria vesca subsp. vesca linkage group LG5, FraVesHawaii_1.0, whole genome shotgun sequence, the genomic stretch GAGGAAGAAGAATCGGAGACTGTGGAGAGAGCATGCAATGTGAGAAGAAAGAAGAGTTTTCAGTTTCGTTATGCTTTGGGAAGTGCGCACGAGCTGGGCTAAGATACAGTACAGATTCTCTGGGCCTCTGGTGTACTTTCAACAGTTCAACTTATGGTTAGAGCCTTCTTTTTCTATTTTCTTTTTTCTTTTTCTTTTTCTTTTTTATTGAGTTCAGTTTCTGATTCCGTAATCTTGGAACCTGCCAGATTGTAATAATTTTTTTACCCCCGCCAAGATAACCACCAACTGATCAACCAAAAGTCAAAAGTCAAAAGTCAACTGATAAACCTGTAACAACAAAAAAAGTCAACTGATCAACCAAAATCAGTATTGCATAATAAGTCGCGTTTTGAAGGCGACACAGGTATGAAACCGTTATCATTTTTTTTTATGCTAAAAGACTTAAAAAGAAAAGCCTTTAAAACAACCAACTCTGAAGAAGTCGAAATTTAAAGCAATGTGAAACCGTTATCACAGTAGAATTGTATATTAGAAATTTGAGTCTCTAGTATGAGGTTCTCAGCTAAGTAGGCTTTCGAGTAATTATCAGATGATTTCAGACGTACCAGGTGACAGTGACACTAACGGCTTATAATATAACTCGAATCTGATTAACCTGGCAAGTGCTTACCCTGGCATGATTATTGATTAATTCAGTGTTACTGAGCTTCAGGAGGCAAAAAAATTCATAGTTATGAAATAAGAAAACAACTCTCCCAGATTGGTTTTATGCCTTCCTTCTTTTTTTCTTTTTTTTTTTCTCAGAGTTTAACTCGACAGAAAGCAAGAATTAATCCACGAATCACATGGTAACTTAATAAACATAAACACTTTCACTACTCCCATCGTTATAAGTTACAGTTTGAAAAACATATTCTTTCTCAACGGTCTTATTCAAATCCTCAAGTCTTCTGTGGTGAGGGAAAAGAAACAAAAAAAGCTTTTTGTAGTAGCAAGTCTCCTCAGCATACATTATCTAACACCAAAAAGTTGCGGAAAGTTACACCTTCTTCAAGTGCCTGAAGGCATGAATTGCCTCAGAATCTGGTTTAGTATGTATAGCCCTTGACGAACATTCCTTTCTTGGCTTCTTCTGCCTCACCATCAGCGGAGTACCTTCCTAGCTGAGCCAAGGAGTTTGCCTTTGCTCGTATCAAAAGTGCCTGTTGTGCAGCTTCTACATTTTCAGGACGTCCTTGCCATGCCTTAAGCACAGAGTTCTGCAGGGCACGAGCATACGAGAAGGAAACATGCCATGGGTTGGGGCTCTGGTTCATTGCGTTGAGGTTGAGGGTTGCTTCTACTTCAGATTGTCCTCCTGACAAGAACTGTGAAGAAGACGGAACAAATATCAATCAATCAGTATTCAAATTTTGTCAGAAACGAACAAATAGTGAATCAAATTCACACATACAAGAGTAATGACCCAACTACATGAACCAGCGATAAGACTAACTTCCCCCAATGCAATTTGAGGCTTAAATTTCTAAGTTTCAATTTTAGCTCAGACACAAAACCAGTAAATTATATCATGTTCCTCAAAAAAAAAAAAGTAAATTATATCATGGAAACCAACTCAAAAACATGAGTGGTTGGCCTGACCCGTCCCATACAAACAGTATATTGGGTTGCTTACTGAGTGGTCCAGATATCAGGCTAAGCAAATCCTTTATCGGTTAAAGGATTAGACAAAATTATCAGGGTATTTCAGTCTCTAGTACTCTCTAGTAAAAGAAAGAAGGAAAAAGTGGCAGTTTTTTGAATTATTTCAAAAGGGATCAGGTAATCTTACCATGATTCCAGGAACTGCAGGAGGGACTCTCCTCTTAAGCACTGTCAATGTAGCTTTAGCAATGGCCTCTGGAGAAGCCTTTTCCTTGTGTTCAGCTCCTGGGGTAACCATGCTTGGCTTAAGAAGGATTCCTTCAAACACCACATTGTTTTCAGCCAAGAAGTAGAATACTTCTGCCCAGACCTTCTCTGCCACTTCAAGGGTCCTTTCTATTGGGTGGTCTCCATCAAGAAGAATTTCAGGCTCCACGATGGGCACAAGACCATTGTCCTGCAAATAATGTCATCGCAACCGATCAAAACATTAATCATAGTACCATCTAATAAACAAAAAGGTATAGTCTTATTAGGCCATCTTTTTATATCTCAAGCCACTACCAACTAATATAGCTCCGTATAAGTGATCATACCTGAGAGATGGCAGCATATCGTACAAGTCCCCATGCAGCTTCCTTAACTGCAAGAGCAGAGGGACCACATGGAACACTAACAACTGTTCGCCTGCATAATAATAAGAGCACACCTCAGTCAAGTGCTTTATGTCCAGCAGAGTGGATAAACTAACCAAATCATGTTGATATGCAAAATTAATACTCACCATTTAGCAAAACGAGCACCTTGCTTGTAATATTCAGCAGATCTTGAAGCCAATCCATCTAATCCTTGGCACCAGGATTCATTGTTTGATCCTGGTAGGGGAACCAAACCCTGAAACCAAAAACAAGATACATGAACAACCACACAGGGATCTCACTCAAAGCACTAAAATAAATTTCTCAAGCAATATAACGCATGCATTCTAGTATCATCTACACCTTACCTTATCAACTTTGATTCCAGGCATAATGTTCTGCTCGCGTAAGACATCCACAAACTTCTTCCCATCAGTTGTCGACTGGTAAAGTGTTTCCTCAAACAGAATTGAACCAGAGATGTATTCACCAAGTCCAGGAGTGGTCAACAAAAGTTGCCTGTACGCCTGACGGTTAGCCTCGGTATTGTCCAAGCCGATAGATGCCAACCTCTTTCCAGCTGTTGCGTTGGATTCATCAATAGCAAGGATTCCACGTCCAGGAGATGCAATAGTTTTCTATACAATTCAACAAGAAACAAAAACAAGCTCATATTCCATAAGCTATTTTCCGTCCACCTTTAATACTTCTTACAGTTATATAAGCACAATTATTCATTCTCCAAAAAACAAAATATATATATATAAGCACAATTATCACCAATCGAGTCGAGAGCCTAGCTCCCAGTCTTTTCTGTAATTTTCATCACAGTAGTATCTCTATATATTCTATATTAACAGTAAACAAATACGGCTTAATTCATCTTATAAACAGCTTAATTCAACCTAGCAGTAAAATCTCAGATTCAAGAACTAAAACGATGCATGCATCACAACAGTTACAACCAAATCGAACCACGATAAGCTAATAGATTATATGAGAGTCATCGGTCAAACCAAAGATTCCAATTCCGGTCAGAGATGAAATCAAATAACGATCAATCAGCGAATCAAGTCGGAGATGACTTACGGCTGTCTGGACGAGCTCGTCGGTGTAGGCCTTGGCTTGGATCGGGAAGGAGACGCGGCGAGGAGCGGAGACGAGGCGCGTGGACGACGACGATCCGTTGCGCTGGGTGAAGGACTGCTGACCGATCCACTGAGACGACGTCGCACTGAGTTTACAGGCCATGGCTCCTCGATCAACGGCGACGATTGCTCGGAGCTTACAGAGAGAGAGAGGTCGACTGATTTGGGGTGCTTCGAGGTTTGGTGATGGCGGGGTTGGTGAGAGTGATATAAGCAGTGATCTATTTCTCGGAGAGTCCGCAGCTGGCTTTTCCCAAGTGTTAATAGGCGACACTACCAAATTGTCCGTATTGTATCATTTTGTGATTTACCGAAGTATCCTGGCTTGAATGACTATTATGTCCTTGGCATTGTTTTGGTTTTTGGACTCACGACAAAAGGAGATGTGGAAATGTAGAGAGTTGGTATTGTCGTCGTGGGTGAGAGGAATGGGTAGAATCGTCCATAGGCGGAATCTTGAGTTGGTACCCCTTGAGAGGTTGTAGACGCCAAAGAAGATGATTTTGGGGTCCAGGTACTATTACTTTCGCGGTTTCACCAAACAATTGACAACAGTCCCGTTCACACGGTCACTAGCTGACCATGAAACATTTGCTCAACTATCATTAGATTNNNNNNNNNNNNNNNNNNNNNNNNNNNNNNNNNNNNNNNNNNNNNNNNNNNNNNNNNNNNNNNNNNNNNNNNNNNNNNNNNNNNNNNNNNNNNNNNNNNNNNNNNNNNNNNNNNNNNNNNNNNNNNNNNNNNNNNNNNNNNNNNNNNNNNNNNNNNNNNNNNNNNNNNNNNNNNNNNNNNNNNNNNNNNNNNNNNNNNNNNNNNNNNNNNNNNNNNNNNNNNNNNNNNNNNNNNNNNNNNNNNNNNNNNNNNNNNNNNNNNNNNNNNNNNNNNNNNNNNNNNNNNNNNNNNNNNNNNNNNNNNNNNNNNNNNNNNNNNNNNNNNNNNNNNNNNNNNNNNNNNNNNNNNNNNNNNNNNNNNNNNNNNNNNNNNNNNNNNNNNNNNNNNNNNNNNNNNNNNNNNNNNNNNNNNNNNNNNNNNNNNNNNNNNNNNNNNNNNNNNNNNNNNNNNNNNNNNNNNNNNNNNNNNNNNNNNNNNNNNNNNNNNNNNNNNNNNNNNNNNNNNNNNNNNNNNNNNNNNNNNNNNNNNNNNNNNNNNNNNNNNNNNNNNNNNNNNNNNNNNNNNNNNNNNNNNNNNNNNNNNNNNNNNNNNNNNNNNNNNNNNNNNNNNNNNNNNNNNNNNNNNNNNNNNNNNNNNNNNNNNNNNNNNNNNNNNNNNNNNNNNNNNNNNNNNNNNNNNNNNNNNNNNNNNNNNNNNNNNNNNNNNNNNNNNNNNNNNNNNNNNNNNNNNNNNNNNNNNNNNNNNNNNNNNNNNNNNNNNNNNNNNNNNNNNNNNNNNNNNNNNNNNNNNNNNNNNNNNNNNNNNNNNNNNNNNNNNNNNNNNNNNNNNNNNNNNNNNNNNNNNNNNNNNNNNNNNNNNNNNNNNNNNNNNNNNNNNNNNNNNNNNNNNNNNNNNNNNNNNNNNNNNNNNNNNNNNNNNNNNNNNNNNNNNNNNNNNNNNNNNNNNNNNNNNNNNNNNNNNNNNNNNNNNNNNNNNNNNNNNNNNNNNNNNNNNNNNNNNNNNNNNNNNNNNNNNNNNNNNNNNNNNNNNNNNNNNNNNNNNNNNNNNNNNNNNNNNNNNNNNNNNNNNNNNNNNNNNNNNNNNNNNNNNNNNNNNNNNNNNNNNNNNNNNNNNNNNNNNNNNNNNNNNNNNNNNNNNNNNNNNNNNNNNNNNNNNNNNNNNNNNNNNNNNNNNNNNNNNNNNNNNNNNNNNNNNNNNNNNNNNNNNNNNNNNNNNNNNNNNNNNNNNNNNNNNNNNNNNNNNNNNNNNNNNNNNNNNNNNNNNNNNNNNNNNNNNNNNNNNNNNNNNNNNNNNNNNNNNNNNNNNNNNNNNNNNNNNNNNNNNNNNNNNNNNNNNNNNNNNNNNNNNNNNNNNNNNNNNNNNNNNNNNNNNNNNNNNNNNNNNNNNNNNNNNNNNNNNNNNNNNNNNNNNNNNNNNNNNNNNNNNNNNNNNNNNNNNNNNNNNNNNNNNNNNNNNNNNNNNNNNNNNNNNNNNNNNNNNNNNNNNNNNNNNNNNNNNNNNNNNNNNNNNNNNNNNNNNNNNNNNNNNNNNNNNNNNNNNNNNNNNNNNNNNNNNNNNNNNNNNNNNNNNNNNNNNNNNNNNNNNNNNNNNNNNNNNNNNNNNNNNNNNNNNNNNNNNNNNNNNNNNNNNNNNNNNNNNNNNNNNNNNNNNNNNNNNNNNNNNNNNNNNNNNNNNNNNNNNNNNNNNNNNNNNNNNNNNNNNNNNNNNNNNNNNNNNNNNNNNNNNNNNNNNNNNNNNNNNNNNNNNNNNNNNNNNNNNNNNNNNNNNNNNNNNNNNNNNNNNNNNNNNNNNNNNNNNNNNNNNNNNNNNNNNNNNNNNNNNNNNNNNNNNNNNNNNNNNNNNNNNNNNNNNNNNNNNNNNNNNNNNNNNNNNNNNNNNNNNNNNNNNNNNNNNNNNNNNNNNNNNNNNNNNNNNNNNNNNNNNNNNNNNNNNNNNNNNNNNNNNNNNNNNNNNNNNNNNNNNNNNNNNNNNNNNNNNNNNNNNNNNNNNNNNNNNNNNNNNNNNNNNNNNNNNNNNNNNNNNNNNNNNNNNNNNNNNNNNNNNNNNNNNNNNNNNNNNNNNNNNNNNNNNNNNNNNNNNNNNNNNNNNNNNNNNNNNNNNNNNNNNNNNNNNNNNNNNNNNNNNNNNNNNNNNNNNNNNNNNNNNNNNNNNNNNNNNNNNNNNNNNNNNNNNNNNNNNNNNNNNNNNNNNNNNNNNNNNNNNNNNNNNNNNNNNNNNNNNNNNNNNNNNNNNNNNNNNNNNNNNNNNNNNNNNNNNNNNNNNNNNNNNNNNNNNNNNNNNNNNNNNNNNNNNNNNNNNNNNNNNNNNNNNNNNNNNNNNNNNNNNNNNNNNNNNNNNNNNNNNNNNNNNNNNNNNNNNNNNNNNNNNNNNNNNNNNNNNNNNNNNNNNNNNNNNNNNNNNNNNNNNNNNNNNNNNNNNNNNNNNNNNNNNNNNNNNNNNNNNNNNNNNNNNNNNNNNNNNNNNNNNNNNNNNNNNNNNNNNNNNNNNNNNNNNNNNNNNNNNNNNNNNNNNNNNNNNNNNNNNNNNNNNNNNNNNNNNNNNNNNNNNNNNNNNNNNNNNNNNNNNNNNNNNNNNNNNNNNNNNNNNNNNNNNNNNNNNNNNNNNNNNNNNNNNNNNNNNNNNNNNNNNNNNNNNNNNNNNNNNNNNNNNNNNNNNNNNNNNNNNNNNNNNNNNNNNNNNNNNNNNNNNNNNNNNNNNNNNNNNNNNNNNNNNNNNNNNNNNNNNNNNNNNNNNNNNNNNNNNNNNNNNNNNNNNNNNNNNNNNNNNNNNNNNNNNNNNNNNNNNNNNNNNNNNNNNNNNNNNNNNNNNNNNNNNNNNNNNNNNNNNNNNNNNNNNNNNNNNNNNNNNNNNNNNNNNNNNNNNNNNNNNNNNNNNNNNNNNNNNNNNNNNNNNNNNNNNNNNNNNNNNNNNNNNNNNNNNNNNNNNNNNNNNNNNNNNNNNNNNNNNNNNNNNNNNNNNNNNNNNNNNNNNNNNNNNNNNNNNNNNNNNNNNNNNNNNNNNNNNNNNNNNNNNNNNNNNNNNNNNNNNNNNNNNNNNNNNNNNNNNNNNNNNNNNNNNNNNNNNNNNNNNNNNNNNNNNNNNNNNNNNNNNNNNNNNNNNNNNNNNNNNNNNNNNNNNNNNNNNNNNNNNNNNNNNNNNNNNNNNNNNNNNNNNNNNNNNNNNNNNNNNNNNNNNNNNNNNNNNNNNNNNNNNNNNNNNNNNNNNNNNNNNNNNNNNNNNNNNNNNNNNNNNNNNNNNNNNNNNNNNNNNNNNNNNNNNNNNNNNNNNNNNNNNNNNNNNNNNNNNNNNNNNNNNNNNNNNNNNNNNNNNNNNNNNNNNNNNNNNNNNNNNNNNNNNNNNNNNNNNNNNNNNNNNNNNNNNNNNNNNNNNNNNNNNNNNNNNNNNNNNNNNNNNNNNNNNNNNNNNNNNNNNNNNNNNNNNNNNNNNNNNNNNNNNNNNNNNNNNNNNNNNNNNNNNNNNNNNNNNNNNNNNNNNNNNNNNNNNNNNNNNNNNNNNNNNNNNNNNNNNNNNNNNNNNNNNNNNNNNNNTCATTTCAACATAATCTGTATCAATAAAAAGAAACAACAAAATTAGGGTCTAGGATCGAAACTAGAAAAAGAAAAGCTAACCTGTTTGAGATGCTTCACGACTTGCAGGTGATAGGATTGGATTCTCAGTTCTTAAAACTCATAGTCGGAAAGAACCCAGACGTAGAACACAACGTTAATTTCCGGAATCCAAAATCTTCTTCCTCCAAGCGAAACCAATCTGGGTTTCCAACTAAATTTAAGAATTAGGGGCTGCAAATCGATCTGGGTATTCAGCAAACTTTAAGATTTTGGGGCTGAGAGGAGAAGAAGAGACGACGGAGGAGAGAGATATGACATGTAGGTGTCTTCTTTTCCATACCAATTGACTTAATTGCCATTTAAAAATGATTAAAAAAATACAAAGCAATAATTTTAGTTTAATTTAACCTCATTATTTTTATCCGTTGGATTTAAACGAGCCTAATCTAATGATAGTTGAGCAAATGTTTCATGGTCAGCTAGTGACCGTGTGAACGGGACTGCAATTGACAATATATTTCCTTAAAAGAATTTAGAAATTATATACCAAGGTAATTATTGACTTTGCTATAAGGCTGATTGTGGTTACCAGGGCGAATGTTGCAATAATCCTTTTAACAACGATTTCTTTAGAGCAAATGCACTTATTTTAGGTGGGTTAGACCAATTTTCAATCCCAGTTAATATATTATTTATCTACATCAGTCATTGATCTTTTGTTCGACAATACAACAACAACATCGATCATAAGACCAATTACTATTCACATTTTATATAGACCGTCAGATCTTGATCTGTATTAGATGTAGTACCATCATTTACATCTTCATTTTGTCTTCTTCTAATTAGTTCTTAATCAGTCTGTTAATTTGTCTAATTAGGGTTAAGCATGGTTAGCTTAAGTGGCCTACAGCTCACTGCAACGTGTCACATTTGTGGCCTCACTACTCTTGTATAAATATATAGTAAGCTGCGCCTCCATCTTGTAACCTTAGCTTTCAACTTCAATACAGACATCTTTCATTTCTCAAATCTCTAGTATCCAAGCTATCATGGTATCAGAGCCATGGTCACGTTCTTGTGGCTGTGTGCTAGCTTCTGAATCTCTCCTTGCTTCCGCGATTTCTTTCCAATAGGTTTCAATTTCATTTTCCCCAATTTCAAAACCCTAAACCCGATTAATCCAATAAATGTGTGCTAGCGTCGAATCTATGGTCGTTCTCTGCTATCAATGCCATCCTCTGAAATCGAAAGTCTCAGATCGGGATTTGCGATTAGAAATCGTATCGGAGTCTTCTTTTGTGTGTCGGATGTCGTCGATGTAATCAGGGTACTCTTATGTACTTTAGTCACCATCATAGTACTTCTCTGCTTTCGCGACGTCAGGGGACGAGCTAGAGTTCCAATAGCCCTCATCAGAAAGCAGTCGATTAGTCAATTTGTCCAATTTCAACGCATTCATCACTATGATTCAATATGAGAGCAGCTGGTAATTTCTTTCTGATCTAGGCTTTTCTATCACGTGGAACATGAAATCTCTCTTTGATTTTTGATTGTTCTGCTTGCTTCATCAGTTTTCCAGATTTAATTTTTCTTATCAAAGTTTGTTTGTTGTCAACCCAAAGAAAAAAGGGACGAAGCATTATATTTTTCTTTTGTTTTTGGACTGGTGGATTTGGGTTGAAGAGTTGGATTGCAGAATTGATTTGTATGGCTCTGTGTGTTGGTTGTGTTTTTTTTGGGAGATGAGTTTCCTATGTCCTAGTGTTGAAGTCTAGTTGTTGGTAGAATTATAGCTTTTGGAATGCTGTTTTTGGTGATATTGTTGCTGATGAACTTAATTGAATGGATGGGTGTTGAGTTACTATTTAGCTGTATGTATACATGTATTGGGCT encodes the following:
- the LOC101302070 gene encoding probable fructose-bisphosphate aldolase 3, chloroplastic-like, translated to MACKLSATSSQWIGQQSFTQRNGSSSSTRLVSAPRRVSFPIQAKAYTDELVQTAKTIASPGRGILAIDESNATAGKRLASIGLDNTEANRQAYRQLLLTTPGLGEYISGSILFEETLYQSTTDGKKFVDVLREQNIMPGIKVDKGLVPLPGSNNESWCQGLDGLASRSAEYYKQGARFAKWRTVVSVPCGPSALAVKEAAWGLVRYAAISQDNGLVPIVEPEILLDGDHPIERTLEVAEKVWAEVFYFLAENNVVFEGILLKPSMVTPGAEHKEKASPEAIAKATLTVLKRRVPPAVPGIMFLSGGQSEVEATLNLNAMNQSPNPWHVSFSYARALQNSVLKAWQGRPENVEAAQQALLIRAKANSLAQLGRYSADGEAEEAKKGMFVKGYTY